From Ictidomys tridecemlineatus isolate mIctTri1 chromosome 2, mIctTri1.hap1, whole genome shotgun sequence, the proteins below share one genomic window:
- the Irf5 gene encoding interferon regulatory factor 5 isoform X1 — translation MNQPAPGAPPPPRRVRLKPWLVAQVNSCQYPGLQWVNGERKFFYIPWRHATRHGPSQDGDNTIFKAWAKETGKYTEGVDEADPAKWKANLRCALNKSRDFRLIYDGPRDMPPQPYKIYEVCSNGPAPTESQPTEDYSVCTEEEEEEEELQRMLPGLSITETVQPGPPMASYLPKEDAKWSPALQPPVGLGPPAPPPNLLAPPHGDPAGFGHLLPGVLPNLEPGPLDASLPPTGEQLLPDLLISPHMLPLTDLEIKFQYRGRPPCALTISNPQGCRLFYSQLEATQEQVELFGPVSLEQVRFPSPEDIPSDKQRFYTNQLLDVLDRGLILQLQGQDLYAIRLCQCKVFWSGPCATAHGSSPNPIQREVKTKLFSLEQFLNELILFQKGQTNAPPPFEIFFCFGEEWPDRKPREKKLITVQVVPVAARLLLEMFSGELSWSADSIRLQISNPDLKDHMVEQFKELHHIWQSQQQLQPVAQAPPVAGFGAEQRPWPMHPVSMQ, via the exons ATGAACCAGCCAGCCCCTGGGGCTCCCCCGCCACCCCGCCGGGTGCGGCTGAAGCCCTGGCTGGTGGCCCAGGTGAACAGTTGCCAGTACCCAGGGCTTCAGTGGGTCAACGGGGAAAGGAAATTCTTCTACATCCCCTGGCGCCATGCCACCAGGCATGGTCCCAGCCAGGATGGAGACAACACCATCTTCAAG GCCTGGGCCAAGGAGACGGGGAAATATACTGAGGGGGTGGACGAGGCTGATCCAGCCAAATGGAAGGCCAATCTGCGCTGTGCCCTTAACAAGAGCCGGGACTTCCGCCTCATCTATGATGGGCCCCGGGACATGCCGCCTCAACCCTACAAGATCTACGAGGTCTGCTCCAATGGCCCTGCTCCCACAG AGTCTCAGCCCACTGAGGATTATAGTGTATGTAccgaagaggaggaggaagaagaagag CTCCAGAGGATGTTACCAGGCCTGAGCATCACAG AAACAGTGCAGCCTGGCCCCCCAATGGCATCCTATTTACCCAAAGAAGATGCCAAGTGGTCACCAGCTCTCCAGCCACCTGTGGGGCTGGGTCCCCCAGCTCCACCCCCCAACCTCCTGGCACCTCCTCATGGCGACCCTGCTGGCTTTGGGCATCTTCTCCCTGGGGTCCTGCCGAACCTGGAGCCTGGGCCCCTGGATGCCAGCCTGCCCCCTACCGGAGAGCAACTCTTGCCTGACCTGCTGATCAGCCCCCATATGCTGCCTT TAACAGACCTGGAGATCAAGTTCCAATACCGGGGGCGGCCACCCTGTGCCCTTACCATCAGCAACCCACAAGGCTGCCGGCTCTTCTATAGCCAACTGGAGGCCACCCAAGAGCAGGTGGAACTCTTTGGTCCTGTGAGCCTGGAGCAAGTGCGATTCCCCAGCCCTGAGGACATCCCCAGTGACAAGCAACGCTTCTACACCAACCAGCTGCTGGATGTCCTAGACCGAGGGCTCATCCTCCAGTTGCAGGGTCAAGACCTGTATGCCATCCGTCTCTGCCAATGCAAGGTGTTCTGGAGCGGGCCCTGTGCCACAGCCCATGGCTCAAGCCCCAACCCCATCCAGCGGGAGGTCAAGACCAAGCTCTTCAGCCTGGAGCAGTTTCTCAATG AGCTCATCCTGTTCCAGAAGGGCCAGACCAATGCCCCACCACCCTTTGAGATTTTCTTCTGTTTCGGGGAAGAGTGGCCTGACCGAAAACCCAGAGAGAAGAAGCTCATTACTGTACAG GTCGTGCCTGTTGCAGCCAGGTTGCTGCTGGAGATGTTCTCAGGGGAGCTTTCTTGGTCAGCTGACAGCATTCGCCTACAGATCTCAAACCCAGACCTCAAAGACCACATGGTGGAGCAGTTCAAGGAGCTCCATCACATCTGGCAGTCTCAGCAACAGCTGCAGCCTGTGGCCCAGGCCCCACCGGTGGCAGGCTTTGGTGCTGAACAAAGGCCCTGGCCCATGCACCCAGTCAGCATGCAATAA
- the Irf5 gene encoding interferon regulatory factor 5 isoform X3 — protein sequence MNQPAPGAPPPPRRVRLKPWLVAQVNSCQYPGLQWVNGERKFFYIPWRHATRHGPSQDGDNTIFKAWAKETGKYTEGVDEADPAKWKANLRCALNKSRDFRLIYDGPRDMPPQPYKIYEVCSNGPAPTESQPTEDYSVCTEEEEEEEELQRMLPGLSITVTDLEIKFQYRGRPPCALTISNPQGCRLFYSQLEATQEQVELFGPVSLEQVRFPSPEDIPSDKQRFYTNQLLDVLDRGLILQLQGQDLYAIRLCQCKVFWSGPCATAHGSSPNPIQREVKTKLFSLEQFLNELILFQKGQTNAPPPFEIFFCFGEEWPDRKPREKKLITVQVVPVAARLLLEMFSGELSWSADSIRLQISNPDLKDHMVEQFKELHHIWQSQQQLQPVAQAPPVAGFGAEQRPWPMHPVSMQ from the exons ATGAACCAGCCAGCCCCTGGGGCTCCCCCGCCACCCCGCCGGGTGCGGCTGAAGCCCTGGCTGGTGGCCCAGGTGAACAGTTGCCAGTACCCAGGGCTTCAGTGGGTCAACGGGGAAAGGAAATTCTTCTACATCCCCTGGCGCCATGCCACCAGGCATGGTCCCAGCCAGGATGGAGACAACACCATCTTCAAG GCCTGGGCCAAGGAGACGGGGAAATATACTGAGGGGGTGGACGAGGCTGATCCAGCCAAATGGAAGGCCAATCTGCGCTGTGCCCTTAACAAGAGCCGGGACTTCCGCCTCATCTATGATGGGCCCCGGGACATGCCGCCTCAACCCTACAAGATCTACGAGGTCTGCTCCAATGGCCCTGCTCCCACAG AGTCTCAGCCCACTGAGGATTATAGTGTATGTAccgaagaggaggaggaagaagaagag CTCCAGAGGATGTTACCAGGCCTGAGCATCACAG TAACAGACCTGGAGATCAAGTTCCAATACCGGGGGCGGCCACCCTGTGCCCTTACCATCAGCAACCCACAAGGCTGCCGGCTCTTCTATAGCCAACTGGAGGCCACCCAAGAGCAGGTGGAACTCTTTGGTCCTGTGAGCCTGGAGCAAGTGCGATTCCCCAGCCCTGAGGACATCCCCAGTGACAAGCAACGCTTCTACACCAACCAGCTGCTGGATGTCCTAGACCGAGGGCTCATCCTCCAGTTGCAGGGTCAAGACCTGTATGCCATCCGTCTCTGCCAATGCAAGGTGTTCTGGAGCGGGCCCTGTGCCACAGCCCATGGCTCAAGCCCCAACCCCATCCAGCGGGAGGTCAAGACCAAGCTCTTCAGCCTGGAGCAGTTTCTCAATG AGCTCATCCTGTTCCAGAAGGGCCAGACCAATGCCCCACCACCCTTTGAGATTTTCTTCTGTTTCGGGGAAGAGTGGCCTGACCGAAAACCCAGAGAGAAGAAGCTCATTACTGTACAG GTCGTGCCTGTTGCAGCCAGGTTGCTGCTGGAGATGTTCTCAGGGGAGCTTTCTTGGTCAGCTGACAGCATTCGCCTACAGATCTCAAACCCAGACCTCAAAGACCACATGGTGGAGCAGTTCAAGGAGCTCCATCACATCTGGCAGTCTCAGCAACAGCTGCAGCCTGTGGCCCAGGCCCCACCGGTGGCAGGCTTTGGTGCTGAACAAAGGCCCTGGCCCATGCACCCAGTCAGCATGCAATAA
- the Irf5 gene encoding interferon regulatory factor 5 isoform X2, with protein sequence MNQPAPGAPPPPRRVRLKPWLVAQVNSCQYPGLQWVNGERKFFYIPWRHATRHGPSQDGDNTIFKAWAKETGKYTEGVDEADPAKWKANLRCALNKSRDFRLIYDGPRDMPPQPYKIYEVCSNGPAPTESQPTEDYSVCTEEEEEEEELQRMLPGLSITETVQPGPPMASYLPKEDAKWSPALQPPVGLGPPAPPPNLLAPPHGDPAGFGHLLPGVLPNLEPGPLDASLPPTGEQLLPDLLISPHMLPLTDLEIKFQYRGRPPCALTISNPQGCRLFYSQLEATQEQVELFGPVSLEQVRFPSPEDIPSDKQRFYTNQLLDVLDRGLILQLQGQDLYAIRLCQCKVFWSGPCATAHGSSPNPIQREVKTKLFSLEQFLNELILFQKGQTNAPPPFEIFFCFGEEWPDRKPREKKLITVQVCPSAPLTWLEYWGIQGWPLTQGGGQGSLGGRACCSQVAAGDVLRGAFLVS encoded by the exons ATGAACCAGCCAGCCCCTGGGGCTCCCCCGCCACCCCGCCGGGTGCGGCTGAAGCCCTGGCTGGTGGCCCAGGTGAACAGTTGCCAGTACCCAGGGCTTCAGTGGGTCAACGGGGAAAGGAAATTCTTCTACATCCCCTGGCGCCATGCCACCAGGCATGGTCCCAGCCAGGATGGAGACAACACCATCTTCAAG GCCTGGGCCAAGGAGACGGGGAAATATACTGAGGGGGTGGACGAGGCTGATCCAGCCAAATGGAAGGCCAATCTGCGCTGTGCCCTTAACAAGAGCCGGGACTTCCGCCTCATCTATGATGGGCCCCGGGACATGCCGCCTCAACCCTACAAGATCTACGAGGTCTGCTCCAATGGCCCTGCTCCCACAG AGTCTCAGCCCACTGAGGATTATAGTGTATGTAccgaagaggaggaggaagaagaagag CTCCAGAGGATGTTACCAGGCCTGAGCATCACAG AAACAGTGCAGCCTGGCCCCCCAATGGCATCCTATTTACCCAAAGAAGATGCCAAGTGGTCACCAGCTCTCCAGCCACCTGTGGGGCTGGGTCCCCCAGCTCCACCCCCCAACCTCCTGGCACCTCCTCATGGCGACCCTGCTGGCTTTGGGCATCTTCTCCCTGGGGTCCTGCCGAACCTGGAGCCTGGGCCCCTGGATGCCAGCCTGCCCCCTACCGGAGAGCAACTCTTGCCTGACCTGCTGATCAGCCCCCATATGCTGCCTT TAACAGACCTGGAGATCAAGTTCCAATACCGGGGGCGGCCACCCTGTGCCCTTACCATCAGCAACCCACAAGGCTGCCGGCTCTTCTATAGCCAACTGGAGGCCACCCAAGAGCAGGTGGAACTCTTTGGTCCTGTGAGCCTGGAGCAAGTGCGATTCCCCAGCCCTGAGGACATCCCCAGTGACAAGCAACGCTTCTACACCAACCAGCTGCTGGATGTCCTAGACCGAGGGCTCATCCTCCAGTTGCAGGGTCAAGACCTGTATGCCATCCGTCTCTGCCAATGCAAGGTGTTCTGGAGCGGGCCCTGTGCCACAGCCCATGGCTCAAGCCCCAACCCCATCCAGCGGGAGGTCAAGACCAAGCTCTTCAGCCTGGAGCAGTTTCTCAATG AGCTCATCCTGTTCCAGAAGGGCCAGACCAATGCCCCACCACCCTTTGAGATTTTCTTCTGTTTCGGGGAAGAGTGGCCTGACCGAAAACCCAGAGAGAAGAAGCTCATTACTGTACAGGTGTGCCCCTCAGCCCCACTGACTTGGCTGGAGTACTGGGGCATACAGGGCTGGCCCTTGACCCAGGGTGGGGGTCAGGGCTCTCTGGGAG GTCGTGCCTGTTGCAGCCAGGTTGCTGCTGGAGATGTTCTCAGGGGAGCTTTCTTGGTCAGCTGA